From one Luteolibacter sp. SL250 genomic stretch:
- the purN gene encoding phosphoribosylglycinamide formyltransferase: MKIAILASHGGSNMQAVLDAIACGRLGMEPSIIISNNRKAYALERAAAAGIPHRVLNGTTHPEPADLDQAILAALRESGTDIVLLAGYMKKLGPATLSHFDGRIVNIHPSLLPKFGGQGMYGSRVHEAVLASSETETGVTIHLVDGAYDEGRILAQTPVPVLPEDTVETLAARVLEREHRFLVETLVRVSKGEIPL; this comes from the coding sequence ATGAAGATCGCCATCCTGGCATCCCACGGAGGCTCCAACATGCAGGCGGTGCTGGACGCCATCGCATGCGGCAGGCTCGGCATGGAGCCGTCCATCATCATCTCCAACAACCGGAAGGCATACGCGCTCGAACGTGCGGCTGCCGCCGGCATCCCCCACCGCGTCCTGAATGGAACCACCCACCCGGAACCGGCGGACCTTGACCAAGCCATCCTCGCGGCCCTGCGGGAATCCGGGACCGACATCGTGCTGTTGGCCGGCTATATGAAAAAGCTCGGCCCCGCGACCCTTTCCCACTTCGACGGTCGCATCGTGAACATCCACCCTTCCCTGCTGCCGAAGTTCGGCGGCCAGGGGATGTATGGCAGCCGCGTGCACGAAGCGGTGCTCGCGTCCAGTGAGACGGAAACCGGCGTGACCATCCATCTGGTGGACGGTGCCTATGACGAAGGCCGCATCCTCGCGCAGACCCCGGTGCCCGTGCTCCCGGAAGACACCGTGGAGACACTGGCCGCACGGGTGCTGGAGCGGGAGCACCGGTTTCTGGTGGAAACGCTGGTCCGGGTCTCCAAGGGAGAGATCCCGCTCTGA
- a CDS encoding succinate dehydrogenase/fumarate reductase iron-sulfur subunit: MNLTLKVWRQPGPQAQGKIETYEAKNIPSEASFLEMLDIVNERIIEDGGEPIHFDHDCREGICGACSLTINGIPHGKDKAVTTCQLHMRKFADNDTIWIEPFRANPFPVIRDLIVDRSAFDRIIASGGYVDVRTGSAVDANSLPIPKPDADSAFDAAACIGCGACVAACKNASAMLFVSAKVSHLGHLPQGQPERDKRVLAMVRQMDSEGFGNCTNQYECEAACPKEISVDHIARMNRDFTKAVAAEQFA, translated from the coding sequence ATGAATCTCACGCTCAAAGTTTGGCGCCAGCCGGGTCCGCAGGCACAGGGTAAAATTGAGACCTACGAAGCGAAAAACATCCCGTCCGAGGCGTCTTTCCTCGAGATGCTGGACATCGTCAACGAGCGGATCATCGAGGACGGGGGCGAGCCGATCCATTTCGACCACGACTGCCGCGAAGGCATCTGCGGCGCGTGTTCCCTGACCATCAACGGCATCCCGCACGGCAAGGACAAGGCGGTGACCACCTGCCAACTCCACATGCGGAAGTTCGCGGACAACGACACCATCTGGATCGAGCCGTTCCGTGCGAATCCTTTCCCGGTCATCCGCGACCTGATCGTGGACCGCAGCGCCTTCGACCGGATCATCGCCTCCGGTGGTTATGTGGATGTCCGGACCGGCTCCGCCGTGGACGCGAACTCCCTGCCGATCCCGAAGCCGGACGCGGACTCTGCGTTCGACGCCGCCGCGTGCATCGGCTGCGGTGCTTGTGTGGCCGCCTGCAAGAATGCGTCCGCCATGCTTTTCGTCTCCGCGAAGGTGTCCCACCTGGGCCACCTGCCGCAGGGCCAGCCAGAGCGCGACAAGCGCGTGCTGGCCATGGTCCGCCAGATGGACTCCGAAGGCTTCGGCAACTGCACCAACCAATACGAGTGCGAGGCCGCCTGCCCGAAGGAGATCAGCGTGGACCACATCGCGCGGATGAACCGCGACTTCACCAAGGCGGTCGCCGCGGAGCAGTTCGCGTGA
- the msrB gene encoding peptide-methionine (R)-S-oxide reductase MsrB, producing MKSARRLTALIFSLAILSCNAKEPVMETSKEAPAEPTGKVEKTDEEWKKELTPEQYRILRQAGTEAANGAVYKEFKHQGEGSYHCAGCGALLFSSKEKFDSNCGWPSFYDPAKAQNVKTKKDISHGMIRVEVVCAKCDGHLGHVFEGEGFNTPTDKRYCINGGGLVFVPAKKDGAAEKKEEKKP from the coding sequence ATGAAATCCGCCCGCAGACTCACCGCCCTGATTTTCTCGCTTGCGATCCTGTCCTGCAACGCGAAAGAACCAGTTATGGAAACGAGCAAGGAAGCTCCCGCTGAACCCACCGGCAAGGTCGAGAAGACTGATGAGGAGTGGAAGAAGGAACTGACTCCGGAGCAGTACCGCATCCTCCGCCAGGCCGGGACGGAAGCCGCCAACGGCGCGGTTTACAAGGAGTTCAAGCACCAGGGCGAGGGCTCCTACCACTGTGCCGGTTGCGGCGCGCTGCTTTTCTCCTCCAAGGAAAAATTCGACTCCAACTGCGGCTGGCCGTCCTTCTATGACCCGGCCAAGGCGCAGAACGTGAAGACGAAAAAGGACATCTCCCACGGCATGATCCGGGTTGAGGTCGTCTGCGCGAAGTGCGACGGCCACCTCGGCCACGTCTTTGAGGGTGAGGGATTCAACACCCCCACCGACAAGCGCTACTGCATCAACGGTGGCGGCCTCGTCTTCGTCCCCGCGAAGAAGGACGGCGCTGCGGAGAAGAAGGAAGAGAAGAAGCCCTGA